The genomic stretch GATGAGGTTAAGAATGTAAATTTATTTTGGTACCATTCCTAAAAATCCAATTCATCGCTTTTTTTGTGCCACAAAATAGTTTTGGCTGGCAAGTATACTTCTTTTTTGCGGGTGTTTTTGCGTATAATTGCCCCTGCCCCTACCAAAGTGGCTTTTGCCAATGTAACCTCGTTGTGTATGGTGGCATTTACCCCCAAAAAACAATTGTTATGAATAGTGCAATAGCCCGATACTACCACCTGCGAAGTAAGGGTAATATGATGATGCAAAACAGTGTCGTGCCCTATATGATTGCCACTCCATAGCACATTGTTGTTGCCTATATGTACAAAAGGTTGAACGGTGTTATCTTCCAGAATCAAGTTATTATCGCCTATGGGTGCTTCGGTAAGAAAAGTACAACGAGAACTGATATAATTGGGCAAAAAATAACCTTTAGCCTTGGTTTGGGTATACATTTGTTCGCGTATTTGATTCATTTTTTTGTAACCAATTGCCACAAAAGCATCAAAGTGATCGGGAGGGTATAGTTGTTCCAGTTGTTCATAAGGCACTACTGGTAAACCTTGCCATACATTGGTTTGAATGTATGCCTCGTGTACCGAAAAAGCCACCACCTCGTAAGAGCTGTCGTGGCTGAAATACCAATGGGCAAGCCGGGCGTTGGTAGTATTGCCTACAATGATCAGTTTTTTCTGTTTTTTCATTGCTCAAATGTCTTCATAAAATCCCTGGCCTTTTCTCCAGTGTTAAATAACAGGTCTAGTATGCTCACCGCGTGCTCAAACGGAGGGTAAAGTTGGGGGTAAGTAGGGTACGCAGTATAATTGATATAATGTACCCTGATATTTGCTTGAGCAAACAAGGTTTCGTCGAGGTAGTTTTTAGCCGCCATTCCTGAGTAGTAGTCAGTGGCTCCTACTTGCTGGCATAAATCCACCAATCGCTCCGTTTTGCCTGTAGTTAAGGTAAAGTTTCTAGAGAACGAAAGGTGGGTTTGAATGCCCAAAACCTGACAGACTTGCTTGATAAAAGCATAATTAATCTCGCTGAGCCACTCACTGGGAGGGTGCATAAACAGAGGAGCAAAAACAGAGGCGTATAACTCAAAAAAAGGCGCTTTGCTATAATTGTGTTGCAATATTTGCCAGTGCTTTTTACCCCATTGGGCATTGCTTACTTTAGTTTCATTTATTTTTTGCAAAAAACGACCCTTGGTTTGCACGGGCACAGACAACCACTGCACCCCCTGAGTAGTTTTAATTTTATTTCTGTTACGCCAGTCGCGTCGGGTATACTGCACCTCGTCATAGATAATAAATTCGTCTACTTGATTGATACTGTCAAAGTAGCCTTTCCAGGGAATATAATTAGATTGACTGATGTACACGCTTTTATTCACTGACATTTTAACATTATTTAGGGTAAATATGTTGTTTAAGCAAAACTATTGCTGAAACAACATCATCTATCTTGAGTTTTTACTTTCAGGCGAAAAGTCAGGGCGTTGGCACACGAAATGGTGATATTACAACCCAGCACAAAACCCAAGATGAATACAATATAAAAAAATCACTAATTTTGTTGTAAATGGGCAACATGCTTATGCTGTCACATAATGCAACAGAACAACCATCTCTAAAATATTTAAATTATGAACAATACCATAAAAACCATAGCATTGAGCTTTTTCTCTGCCATTATAGGTGGCTATTGCTTTTATCTGGTCAACCAATCTTCGGGCAAGAGGAGCAATAGCAATGAACAGAACCTGGTGATACCCGAAAACCGGGACACTAACACCAAAATGGTCAACAATAAGTCGCTCGTTGAACTGAATGGAGACTTTGTAAAAGCCTCCAATGTAGCCACTCGTAGCGTTGTATACATCAAAACAGTGTCAGATGCTAAATATAACTCTTATGATGTATTCGATTTTTTCTTTGGCAATGGAGGTAGAGGTCGCAAGCGGTTAGCGTCAGGGTCGGGCGTAATATTTACCGACAATGGCTACATTGTAACCAACAACCACGTGATAGAAAGTGCCGAAACTATAGAAGTAATTCACGAAAAACGTTCTTACAAAGCAAAAGTAATTGGTACTGATCCCTCGTCTGACATTGCGGTACTCAAAATAAACGCCAAAGGTTTGCCCAGCATTACAAGAGGTACCTCCAAAAAATTAAACGTAGGTGAGTGGGTACTTGCCATTGGTAATCCTTTTAACCTGACCTCTACCGTAACCGCAGGAATAGTAAGTGCCAAAGGGCGCGATATCGCTTTGCTAGGTGGGCAGTTTCCCCTAGAGTCTTTTATTCAAACTGATGCTGCTATTAACCCTGGGAACAGTGGAGGAGCTTTGGTCAATATTAAAGGTCAGTTGGTGGGTATCAACACCGCGATTCTTTCACACACAGGCTCTTATGCCGGGTATGGTTTTGCGGTGCCTGTAGACATTGTAGCAAAAGTGTTTAATGACTTGGTACAATATGGCGAAGTGCAAAAAGCGTTTAGTGGTATCAAAGTAAGTGAGTTGAGCACTAAGCTTGCCCAAAGGTTTAATATTAAATCTAACTCGTTTGATGGAGCTGTAGTAACAGAGGTAAACCCAGACAGTGAAGCCGATAAAGCAGGCATAAAACCTGGTGATGTGATACTAAAAATTAATAGTGTCAAGATAAACGGTAAAAGTACGTTTATGGAGGAAATGAGCTATTTTCGCCCAGGAGACAAAATAAAACTGACCTATCGACGGGGCAAGAGTACCCAAACGGTGCAGCTTAAGCTAAAAAATCGGGAAGGTACTACAGGCGTGCTCAAAAGAGAGATATTTTACTCGAAAAAATTAGGGGTAGAGCTGGAAAAAATTTCTAAAACTGAACGCCAAAAACTAAGGGTAGAAAGTGGAGGAGTAAGAGTACTCAAAGTACGCCGGGGTTTATTTAGTCGTTTGCGTATGCAAGAAGGCTTCGTGATTACCCATATCAACCGTCAGCCTGTAAAAACACCCAAAGAGGTAGAAAGCTTGTTAAGCGACTTGCAAGGTAAAATATATATTCAAGGGGTGAGCAAAGATGGAACAAAAGGCTACTATTCTTTTTACTTTTAGGGTACTCTACCCAGCTTTTAACTTCGTTGAGCTCAGCACAGTAAAACTGTAGCTTCGGTTTTTTAAAAGTACCGTCCTCGCCTCGGTTGTGTGTCTTCACCAACCGATCGGAACCCTAAAATAAGTCGTTTTTAGGCTTATGGGTGGGTTGATTTAGCTTTGCTGAGCACCGACATTCATCGGTATCTAAGGACTCGTAAACTCGGTTGTGAAGACACAAATCAGGGTGAAAAATAGTAGGGTAGAGTACTTTTAGGGTACACTTTGACAGATAAAACCTAAGGACAATGCTTGGTGCTTGCCCTATTAGAGGGCAGGCATTTTAGAGTTAAACCTATAGTTTTGATTAAAAGATTGAAAAAACAGCAGGCGAATAATTCGTTTCGTTGTAATTGAATCTATTGAGGATTAACTTTGCCGCTTTAATCCACTTCTTTTACTTACTTTTAAAAATGAATACATTAAAAACTGCCTTGGGGCGCTTGCGTATCATGGGTTTTCTGGAAGGCCTCTCTTTTTTGGTATTGTTAGGCATAGCAATGCCGCTCAAATACATCTGGCAAATGCCTGAAGCAGTAAAAATAACGGGTGCAGTACACGGGCTTTTATTTGTAGTGTATTGTATCTTGTTGATACAGGTAAAAATAGAACACGAGTGGCCGTTGAAAAAAGTAGGATTGGCAATATTGGCTTCTATTGTACCCTTTGGTCCTTTTATAGCAGACAAGAAACTGTTTGGCGAAGTAGAAAGCACCAGTAATGGGTAGTAGGCATAAGTCAAGGTTGACAAGGTAGGGTTAATAAAATGCCAACAGATGGCATTTCAGCCTTAGGAACGTGATCGCAATAACTGTCCGGTTTAGAACATATCCTCTTTACTGACTTTCGTTACTTTTAGCCTTTGGCAGAGCTCGGCGCAGCAGGGCTGCAGCCATCGGTTTTCGCCGTAGCTATGGCTACGCCTGCAAAAAGTGCCTCAGTCGAGTATACGCCCTCAATCTCGACACTTATTTTGAACATGTTCCTTACCATTATTTTACCAGGCACAATGTTTTTTGCTAATTTGCAAATATGATAAAAAATCAGCACTCAATAAACCATAGGTTTACAGTGCACTCTTTGGTTGTAAAACGAGGCTTTGAACATTGTTACGAAAATGTTCGTGTAACGATACTAAATATAATATAAAAGACTTATAATGAGTTATCCTTACTTGCAGTCTTATAGCTAATTACTTGCTGCTACTTATGTGCCATTTTTTGTGCTTGGTTTAATCCTCAACAACCCTCCGTTTTCACACGAAACCAGATGCTAAGAAAAAGCTAAATGAAAAAATTATGAGTAGAAATAACAGAAAAAAGAAAGATGACCAAGACAATTGGAAAAGTCGCTTAGGAACGGTGTATTCTACCAACCCCGATTTTGAATATGATACTGAAGGAGAAGAGGAAGAAGA from Microscilla marina ATCC 23134 encodes the following:
- a CDS encoding acetyltransferase, coding for MKKQKKLIIVGNTTNARLAHWYFSHDSSYEVVAFSVHEAYIQTNVWQGLPVVPYEQLEQLYPPDHFDAFVAIGYKKMNQIREQMYTQTKAKGYFLPNYISSRCTFLTEAPIGDNNLILEDNTVQPFVHIGNNNVLWSGNHIGHDTVLHHHITLTSQVVVSGYCTIHNNCFLGVNATIHNEVTLAKATLVGAGAIIRKNTRKKEVYLPAKTILWHKKSDELDF
- a CDS encoding WbqC family protein, whose translation is MSVNKSVYISQSNYIPWKGYFDSINQVDEFIIYDEVQYTRRDWRNRNKIKTTQGVQWLSVPVQTKGRFLQKINETKVSNAQWGKKHWQILQHNYSKAPFFELYASVFAPLFMHPPSEWLSEINYAFIKQVCQVLGIQTHLSFSRNFTLTTGKTERLVDLCQQVGATDYYSGMAAKNYLDETLFAQANIRVHYINYTAYPTYPQLYPPFEHAVSILDLLFNTGEKARDFMKTFEQ
- a CDS encoding trypsin-like peptidase domain-containing protein, yielding MNNTIKTIALSFFSAIIGGYCFYLVNQSSGKRSNSNEQNLVIPENRDTNTKMVNNKSLVELNGDFVKASNVATRSVVYIKTVSDAKYNSYDVFDFFFGNGGRGRKRLASGSGVIFTDNGYIVTNNHVIESAETIEVIHEKRSYKAKVIGTDPSSDIAVLKINAKGLPSITRGTSKKLNVGEWVLAIGNPFNLTSTVTAGIVSAKGRDIALLGGQFPLESFIQTDAAINPGNSGGALVNIKGQLVGINTAILSHTGSYAGYGFAVPVDIVAKVFNDLVQYGEVQKAFSGIKVSELSTKLAQRFNIKSNSFDGAVVTEVNPDSEADKAGIKPGDVILKINSVKINGKSTFMEEMSYFRPGDKIKLTYRRGKSTQTVQLKLKNREGTTGVLKREIFYSKKLGVELEKISKTERQKLRVESGGVRVLKVRRGLFSRLRMQEGFVITHINRQPVKTPKEVESLLSDLQGKIYIQGVSKDGTKGYYSFYF
- a CDS encoding DUF3817 domain-containing protein; protein product: MNTLKTALGRLRIMGFLEGLSFLVLLGIAMPLKYIWQMPEAVKITGAVHGLLFVVYCILLIQVKIEHEWPLKKVGLAILASIVPFGPFIADKKLFGEVESTSNG